A genomic segment from Malus domestica chromosome 05, GDT2T_hap1 encodes:
- the LOC103434890 gene encoding uncharacterized protein produces the protein MDELEFGNQEAEKSNEISEEQVENGSVGSSQKCSSFDLNEEASSDNEERGQGNNAAYNDSEGNERRRVKVRQYVRSKMPRLRWTPQLHLSFVHAVERLGGQDRATPKLILQLMNVRGLSISHVKSHLQMYRSKKLDGNGQVLSEKHESKRGRDNISCKVHQTINQPCRHVYFGMDNGSIVVTTSPHDCQSQPQPDFKAVSRSSSLLNEELVQGNNSNKSMDTILRTVPINPSRLLEDKRWPPSETINQQQWRAKRIPAAKISWSDDCNGSQSDHLMHHMHTTPRLIRESHNIRPPNWNLGESRNIRQFPSNSHNSITNSSCYKTEFEPPFGFELNEEKSSKYKGWMPQLELCLSQSVENYEETKIISRHRMVGEELYGTGQRVKQEISTKLSLSL, from the exons ATGGATGAGCTAGAATTTGGTAATCAGGAAGCTGAGAAGAGTAACGAGATCAGCGAGGAACAAGTAGAAAACGGATCAGTGGGATCATCCCAGAAATGCTCATCCTTCGATTTGAATGAAGAAGCAAGTAGTGACAATGAAGAAAGAGGCCAAGGGAATAATGCTGCATATAATGATAGTGAAGGAAATGAAAGGCGGAGGGTTAAAGTTAGGCAATATGTGAGATCAAAAATGCCTCGTCTACGGTGGACTCCTCAACTCCATCTTTCTTTTGTGCATGCTGTTGAACGACTGGGTGGCCAAGATA GAGCAACTCCCAAGTTAATTCTTCAGCTAATGAATGTGAGAGGACTTAGCATTTCTCATGTAAAGAGTCACTTGCAG ATGTATAGAAGTAAGAAGCTTGACGGGAATGGCCAAG TATTATCTGAAAAACACGAATCCAAGCGTGGAAGGGATAACATATCTTGCAAGGTGCACCAAACAATCAACCAGCCTTGTCGACATGTATATTTTGGAATGGACAACGGTAGCATTGTTGTAACAACAAGTCCACACGACTGTCAGAGCCAACCACAGCCAGATTTTAAAGCTGTCTCAAG GTCAAGTTCTTTACTAAACGAAGAACTTGTACAAGGCAACAACTCCAACAAATCTATGGATACAATCTTGCGAACTGTACCAATAAACCCTAGCCGGCTTCTGGAGGACAAGAGGTGGCCTCCATCTGAAACGATTAACCAACAACAATGGAGGGCTAAAAGAATACCTGCTGCCAAAATCAGTTGGTCAGATGATTGTAATGGCTCCCAATCTGACCATCTAATGCATCATATGCACACCACACCGAGGTTGATAAGGGAATCCCACAATATAAGGCCACCAAACTGGAACCTTGGAGAGAGCAGAAACATAAGGCAGTTTCCATCAAACTCCCACAATTCTATCACCAATTCCAGTTGCTACAAAACTGAATTCGAGCCGCCATTTGGGTTTGAG ttaaatgaagaaaaaagctCGAAGTACAAAGGGTGGATGCCACAACTGGAGTTGTGTCTGAGTCAAAGTGTTGAGAATTATGAGGAAACGAAGATTATTTCCAGACATCGTATGGTTGGTGAAGAACTTTATGGAACTGGGCAAAGAGTTAAACAGGAAATTAGCACTaaactttctctttctctttaa